One genomic region from Actinomycetota bacterium encodes:
- a CDS encoding ABC transporter ATP-binding protein: MSAVLELRRVTRIHGTGHVRVDALVDTSLVVDAGEMVAVMGPSGSGKTTLLALAGGLDEPTDGVVLVEGEDLGSLDRSTRARLRRRRVGYVFQELNLIDVLTASENVSLPLELDGVGGREARASARIALEKLGLSELADRFPEDLSGGERQRVAIARATVGNRILLLADEPTGALDSLTGESVLRLMRQHCDDGGAAVLVTHDARLAAWADRIVFLQDGHLVDESSRPVEVESLLGEAST, translated from the coding sequence ATGTCCGCTGTTCTTGAGCTTCGACGGGTCACCCGAATTCACGGTACCGGGCACGTCAGAGTCGACGCACTAGTGGATACGTCGCTCGTCGTGGACGCGGGAGAGATGGTTGCGGTGATGGGTCCATCGGGCTCCGGGAAAACAACACTGCTGGCCCTTGCCGGTGGCTTGGATGAACCAACAGATGGTGTTGTGCTCGTGGAAGGAGAAGATCTCGGATCCTTGGACCGAAGCACTCGGGCGCGCCTGCGGAGACGACGTGTCGGGTACGTGTTTCAAGAGCTCAATCTGATCGATGTTCTCACTGCGTCCGAAAACGTGTCGTTGCCGCTCGAACTGGACGGTGTCGGGGGTCGAGAGGCGCGAGCCTCGGCCCGGATCGCCCTTGAGAAACTCGGTCTTAGTGAGTTAGCTGACCGATTCCCGGAGGACCTCTCGGGCGGCGAGAGACAACGGGTGGCGATAGCTCGGGCAACCGTCGGCAACCGCATACTTCTGCTTGCGGATGAGCCGACCGGTGCGCTCGATTCCCTCACGGGGGAGTCGGTGCTGCGTCTCATGCGCCAGCACTGCGACGATGGCGGGGCCGCCGTTCTTGTCACCCACGATGCTCGCCTGGCTGCATGGGCTGACCGCATTGTCTTCCTCCAGGATGGCCACCTTGTCGACGAGTCGAGTAGACCGGTAGAGGTGGAGTCACTCCTGGGAGAGGCCTCGACATGA
- a CDS encoding PadR family transcriptional regulator codes for MSVQMSLLSMLDERPMYGLELKNGFEARTGGVWPLNVGQVYTTLGRLERDGLVALHSEDGGNKAYVITDEGRILLGEWFDSPLRSSAPPRDEVVLKMLLAASKPNVDVTQVIQAERRAAIEQLQGYTRLKTTEPNKDDLGWMMLLDSLIFKAEARVRWLDVCEARIAQQAPGTGRTSMENQPGWIAARDEAVPDTEKDRQVL; via the coding sequence GTGTCGGTTCAGATGAGTTTGTTGTCGATGCTTGACGAGCGACCGATGTACGGTCTTGAACTCAAGAACGGATTCGAGGCCCGGACCGGGGGTGTATGGCCGCTCAACGTGGGTCAGGTGTACACGACCCTGGGCCGTCTGGAGCGCGATGGTCTCGTGGCGCTCCACTCCGAGGATGGCGGCAACAAAGCATATGTGATCACCGACGAGGGACGAATACTTCTTGGCGAGTGGTTCGATAGTCCGCTTCGGTCGTCGGCCCCACCCCGTGATGAGGTAGTGCTGAAGATGTTGCTCGCTGCATCCAAGCCGAACGTGGATGTGACACAGGTCATCCAGGCCGAGCGGCGCGCAGCAATTGAACAGCTCCAGGGATACACCCGGCTCAAGACGACGGAACCGAACAAGGACGACCTGGGGTGGATGATGTTGCTTGATTCGCTGATTTTCAAGGCGGAGGCGCGGGTTCGATGGTTGGACGTGTGCGAGGCGCGCATCGCCCAACAGGCCCCAGGAACTGGACGTACATCGATGGAGAATCAGCCCGGATGGATCGCCGCTCGAGACGAAGCGGTTCCGGACACTGAGAAAGATCGGCAGGTGCTCTGA